From a single Calothrix sp. NIES-2098 genomic region:
- a CDS encoding peptidase S8/S53, with protein sequence MPLDYTNNKSSADNGLNVTPVSSVDAFHAKDDYTLNPSGRSSFDSAIANDNQDTVSAQSYDSTTGYGKVNAAAAVAKAIGQNTFADVPDIGGNSWGADAVKAPEVWARGYTGQDVVVAVIDTGVDYNHADLRNNIWTNTREIAGNGVDDDGNGYIDDARGWNFVDNNSDPLDGNGHGTHVSGTIAGENNGFGVTGIAYNSKIMPVKVLNDSGSGSISSITKGIYYAVNNGANVINLSLGSDFPNSSLASAIEYASKKGVVVVMAAGNNGLPILSYPASYANQWGLAVGAVDRDNNIADFSNRPGITQLSYVTAPGVGIYSSVPGDQYANYSGTSMAAPHVAGVVALMLSANHSLTDAQVRQIITQTASNGAPDPDTGFSAGSAVSQLIADIAGNTSRYSWASFESSAIASDYTVDFTSKNSSQPEINDSFANANISSQFRYYEDNLNDNIYNSLAKEQPNEQPSDLEKMLQQFQKQMDELRKWFANM encoded by the coding sequence ATGCCCCTTGATTACACTAATAATAAATCGTCGGCTGATAATGGGCTAAATGTCACTCCTGTCTCCTCAGTAGATGCTTTTCATGCCAAAGATGACTACACTTTAAACCCTAGTGGACGTAGTAGTTTTGACTCTGCGATCGCCAATGATAATCAAGATACTGTGAGCGCACAAAGTTATGATTCTACTACTGGTTACGGTAAGGTAAATGCCGCAGCAGCCGTTGCTAAAGCTATTGGTCAAAATACTTTTGCTGATGTTCCCGATATTGGTGGTAATAGTTGGGGTGCCGATGCTGTAAAAGCGCCGGAAGTTTGGGCTAGGGGCTACACTGGCCAAGATGTTGTTGTTGCTGTGATTGATACTGGGGTTGATTACAACCATGCAGATTTAAGAAATAATATTTGGACTAATACTAGAGAAATTGCTGGTAATGGTGTCGATGATGATGGCAACGGTTACATTGATGATGCTCGCGGTTGGAATTTCGTAGACAATAACAGCGATCCTCTAGATGGGAATGGTCATGGTACTCATGTTTCTGGCACAATCGCTGGAGAAAATAATGGTTTTGGTGTTACAGGTATTGCCTATAATTCTAAAATCATGCCCGTAAAAGTTCTCAATGATTCTGGCTCAGGCTCTATTAGTTCAATTACTAAAGGTATTTACTATGCTGTGAATAATGGAGCTAATGTAATTAATTTGAGTCTAGGCAGTGATTTTCCTAACAGTTCTTTAGCATCAGCGATTGAATACGCCAGTAAGAAAGGGGTCGTGGTAGTGATGGCTGCTGGTAATAATGGTTTACCAATCCTTTCTTACCCTGCTAGCTATGCAAATCAGTGGGGATTAGCTGTGGGTGCTGTAGATCGGGATAATAATATTGCAGACTTTTCTAATCGACCAGGAATCACTCAACTCTCCTACGTTACCGCGCCAGGAGTAGGTATCTACTCATCTGTACCTGGGGATCAGTATGCTAATTATAGCGGCACATCTATGGCTGCCCCTCACGTGGCTGGGGTAGTAGCTTTAATGTTAAGTGCTAATCATAGTCTAACTGATGCCCAAGTCCGGCAAATTATTACACAGACAGCAAGCAACGGCGCACCAGATCCGGATACAGGCTTTAGCGCTGGTTCTGCGGTAAGTCAGTTGATTGCAGATATAGCCGGAAATACTTCTAGATACTCTTGGGCTAGCTTTGAATCTAGCGCGATCGCATCTGACTATACTGTAGATTTCACTTCTAAAAATTCCTCACAACCGGAAATTAATGACAGTTTTGCAAATGCAAACATCTCGTCACAATTCCGTTATTATGAGGACAATCTGAATGATAACATTTATAACAGTCTGGCAAAAGAGCAACCGAACGAGCAGCCAAGCGATCTAGAAAAAATGCTGCAACAATTCCAAAAGCAGATGGATGAATTGCGCAAATGGTTTGCTAATATGTGA
- a CDS encoding HlyD family secretion protein, protein MKYSLVANATQARQTKQRFAKPDEQLSYELGKAVQELPPLYTRLLAGTIGVIVFGAIAWAHFSEIDEVAIASGELIASTQVRPVTSLGGGTIINIKVKEGDRVSKNQVLIQRDPDLKQSDVNRLAQASKLIQQDLQRLDAERVGVKTTGTKLQDELLNSRLADYQARQTAAEAEANRQQAIRDQAKVRLTRLKENLTSAKSTLGNAKINLVNAETISVKIETNLAIAQKREQSLRTLIKPGAVPRVDYLEAQERLNRATTEITRARDEVINAHNRIIEAQDRVTSLERDIAAQAQEIRQAEQAYQAARSQAQRLASERQSEILTQINKRQEELTNVNGQLEQAQKQEDEETIKAPFSGTIYKIKATKGPVQTGEELLSILPEGEEMLLEVKVLNRDIGFIRQGMKAKVKMATFPFQEFGVIEGDVVQVSPNAITDKDLGLVFPTRIKLNKHSINVRGQEVALTPGMAANGEIVTRKKSILTFIMEPVTRRFSEAFSVR, encoded by the coding sequence ATGAAATATTCCCTAGTTGCAAATGCTACTCAAGCCCGTCAAACAAAACAGCGATTTGCTAAACCCGACGAACAATTATCTTATGAGTTAGGTAAAGCAGTACAAGAATTACCACCGCTATACACGAGATTGTTAGCTGGAACAATTGGTGTCATCGTATTTGGGGCGATCGCTTGGGCACATTTTTCGGAAATCGATGAAGTAGCGATCGCATCAGGGGAATTAATTGCATCTACACAAGTTCGGCCAGTCACATCCTTAGGTGGTGGCACAATTATTAATATCAAAGTTAAAGAAGGCGATCGCGTCAGCAAAAATCAAGTATTGATTCAACGCGATCCCGACCTCAAACAAAGCGATGTCAATCGCCTGGCTCAAGCTAGCAAGTTAATTCAACAAGACTTGCAACGCTTAGATGCGGAACGGGTGGGAGTGAAAACTACGGGGACAAAATTGCAAGACGAACTTTTAAACTCCCGGCTTGCAGATTATCAAGCGCGTCAGACTGCGGCGGAAGCGGAAGCTAATCGCCAACAAGCAATCAGGGATCAGGCGAAAGTGCGGCTAACTCGCTTAAAAGAAAATTTAACCAGCGCTAAAAGCACTCTAGGCAACGCCAAAATTAACCTAGTGAACGCCGAAACCATCAGTGTTAAAATCGAAACTAATTTAGCGATCGCGCAAAAAAGAGAACAAAGCCTGCGTACTCTGATTAAGCCTGGTGCTGTACCGAGAGTCGATTACTTAGAGGCTCAAGAAAGATTAAATCGAGCTACGACAGAAATCACTAGAGCCAGAGATGAGGTAATTAACGCCCACAATCGAATTATCGAAGCTCAAGATAGAGTCACATCTTTAGAAAGAGATATTGCGGCTCAAGCTCAAGAAATTCGGCAAGCCGAACAAGCTTATCAAGCTGCGCGCAGTCAAGCACAGCGTTTAGCATCAGAACGCCAAAGTGAAATTCTCACCCAAATTAACAAGCGCCAAGAAGAACTCACCAACGTTAACGGTCAGTTAGAGCAAGCGCAAAAGCAGGAAGACGAAGAAACTATTAAAGCACCTTTTTCCGGCACAATTTATAAAATTAAAGCCACCAAGGGGCCAGTACAAACTGGTGAAGAGTTACTTTCGATTTTGCCCGAAGGAGAAGAGATGCTCCTAGAAGTGAAAGTCCTCAACCGCGATATTGGATTTATTCGCCAGGGGATGAAAGCTAAGGTAAAAATGGCAACTTTTCCCTTTCAAGAATTTGGCGTGATTGAAGGTGATGTTGTCCAAGTTAGTCCCAACGCAATTACCGATAAAGACTTGGGCTTAGTTTTCCCTACGCGAATTAAGCTCAACAAGCACTCAATTAACGTCCGGGGTCAAGAAGTCGCCTTAACTCCAGGGATGGCGGCTAATGGGGAAATTGTCACGCGCAAAAAGTCAATTTTGACCTTCATCATGGAGCCGGTGACGCGACGGTTTAGCGAGGCTTTTTCTGTGAGATAG